Within the Halorhabdus rudnickae genome, the region GGGCGATCGAACCCGGCGACTTCGTCGTCATTCGCTACGAGGGGCCGAAGGGCGGTCCCGGGATGCCCGAGATGCTCGAACCGACCTCGAAGATCAGCGGCTCGCCGCGTCTCTCGGGCGAAGTCGCACTGCTGACCGACGGGCGCTTCTCCGGCGGAACCCGCGGGGCGGCGATCGGCCACGCCAGTCCCGAGGCCGCTGCTGGCGGGCCGATCGCACTCGTCGAGGAGGGCGACACCATCCGGATCGACGTGGACGAGGGCGTGCTGTCCCTAGATGTCTCGGACGACGAACTGCGTGAACGTGCCGCCGAGTGGGAACCGCCGGAACTCGACGCGACTGGCAATCTGGAGCGCTTCGCCGCGCTGGCGACCAGTGCAGCGACTGGTGGGGTGCAGGAAGTGCCTGACCTGCCGACGCCGTCGATCCAGGTTCCCGACGCCGGGGCAGATCCGACCAGCGCCGACGACTAAAACCAACCCTTCTCCTCGGAATCGTCGTTTCGCTGGCTGACTTTGCTACTGTTGCTTTCAGCACCAACTGTCGGCGTGTGCAGAAGACTTGCCATATACCAGCGTAAAGCATATGTATATGTCTAAAGCAAGCTCCGATGCCGGCGACGACGAACCGGAGACGGTACAGATCAACCTTCGACTTAGTGAGGCGTTCCTTGCGGACATCGACGCGACCTGGAAGGAGGAAGGGTTCAACTCCCGGAGCGAGTTCCTCCGGTACGCCACTCGTGACGCGGTGAAACATCCGGCGTTCTCCCGGGAGGGATGGAAACAGATTGCGGCGAGCGAACACGACCTACGATCAGGAGAGGCGGAACTCGTCTCGCGAGACGAGGTGCGTGCGATGATGGGGCAGGGAGACGATACCGAGTGACGGTGGCTGGAACTGAGCGTTTACACCGCAAGCTGCCGATCAGTTCGACAACCTCGACTCACACGTTCAGGATCGAATCGTCTCGAAACTCGATGAGGTCGTCGATTCGACGTGGCGTGATCCCGACGACTTCCTCGAACCGCTGACAGGGGGTCCATTCAGCAAACTTCGCGTCGGACAGTACCGCCTCGCCTGCGTGCTCGACTGCGAGCAATCCGTTCGCGAAGTCCACCGGATCGAATATCGCAGCGGCGCGTACACTGCCGACGATTAAACCCCGTCTTCCCACCGGAAGACGCCGTCTCGTTGAATGACTTCCCCGTCGACCGACAGTGTCGTGTCCTCGCTCATGTCCGCGATCAGATCGACGTGGATCGCGCTCTCGTTGCCGGCTTCCCCGTCCGGCAGGCAGGCATCGTAGGCCCGTCCCAGCGCCAGGTGAACGGTCTCGGCCATCTTCTCGTCGAAGAGGATGTTGTCGGTGTAGCGGTCGATCCCGCGATTCATCCCGACCCCGAGTTCACCGAGTCGACGAGCACCATCATCGGTCGACAGCAACGCTTCGACCGTCTCCTCGCCTGCGGCCGCTTCGTGCTCGACGACCTCGCCGTCCTCGAAGACGAGATGAACGTCTCGCAGCGTCGTGCCCCGGACCGTCATGGGGACATCGAACGTAACCTCACCCTCGACGCCAGCGGGAGCGGTAAAGACCTCGCCGCTCGGTAAGTTGTGCGAGTCATAGTCAACCGACGCGGCGCTGTTGACCGCCGTCCGGTTCTCGATCGAGAGCGTGAGATCCGTCCCTGGCGCGTCGATGTGAACCTCGCTTCCGTCGTCGAGAATTGTCTTCAGGCGATCCATCTCCGTAGCCAGCGATTCCCAGTCCCGGAGCGTGGCGTCGTAGACGAAGTCGCGGTACTCCTCGAAAGCCATCCCGGCCTGCTGGGCAAGCGCACGGGTCGGGTGAAGGGTCTTGACCCAGTCGGTCGCCAGCCTGGCTTCGCGGACTCCCTCCCTGGCCCGGGCGAACGTCTGCTGGCGGTCGTCGGGGACGTCAGCCGTTCCGGCCGTGTTTCGGGTTCCCTTCAGAACGAGAACTGCGTCCGCGTTGTCGTAGAGTGCGCGCTCGAACTCGGGATCGTCAGCGAAGTCGCTGTCGTGGGCACGGAGATACGCGCGTTGGATCTCGGCGGAGTGGTAGACGCTGACCAGGTTTGCGCCGCGTTCCCCGAGCGCCTCGGCGACAGCCACGGCCAGTTCGTGTGCACCCTCGTCGACCGACAGCACGACATCGTCCCCCGACTCGACTCGCGCACTCCAGTCGACCAGAACCTCGGCGTGCTCCCTGATGCGATCGTCCATGCGACCAGGACGGACGGCGCGAAGAAAACCGCGGCGAAGTATGCACGCGAACGAAAAGGGAACCGTGACCTGCGTCAGGCGAGGTCGAAGGCGATGTATCGCTCGCCGTTGGTCTCGCTGACGTCAGTCCCGATCGAGACGCTCTCGCCGACCTCGACGTCCTCGCTATCGGCCCGGACCTGTCCGGTTAAGCGCACGTCACCGAACTCGGCGATCCCCAGCACGAAGGGGACGTCGTCCTCGAAGGCTGGCGTCGGGACGTGCGTGACGTTGTACGTCAGCAGTTCGCCGGTCTCCGGGAGCGATGCCTCATCGAGATCCTCGCTGGCACACTCGGGACAGAGTCGACGCGGTGGTAGCGAGGCGTGCCCGTTCGCACACTCGACGTAGTAGGGTTCGCCCTCCGCTAGGGCGTCCATGAAGTCGTCGTACCCGTCGTCTCGAACCTCGTCGTCGCTCATTGTTCCACCTCCAGAACGTGAACGACAGCAGAGGCAACCGTTCCGCCCGCATTGTGCGTCAGTCCAACTTCGGCGTCCGAAACGGCGTCACTGTTGACGTGATCACCACGGAACAGCTTCGTCATCTCGCTGATCTGGGCGAGTCCCGTCGCACCGACCGGGTGTCCCTTGGCCTTCAGGCCGCCCGAGAGGTTGACCGGCAATTCGCCGTCGGCGGTCGTCTCGCCCTCGCGGGCGGCAGTGATCGCCTCGCCGCGCTCGTAGAGACCGAGACCCTCAAGCGCGAGGACTTCGGCGATCGTAAAGCAGTCGTGGACTTCGAGGAAGTCGACATCTTCGGCCGTGATCCCGGCGTCGGCGTAGGCCTCCTCGGCGGCGTCGGCCGTTGCAGGCGTCCAGGTCAGCGACTCGCGATGCTGTAACGCGAGGTCGTCGGTCCCCTGACCAGTGCCGACGATCGAGACCGGCACGTCCAGTTCGTGCTCGGCGGCGTACTCCTCACTGACGAGGATTGCCGCGGCCGCACCGTCAGTGATCGGGCTGGCGTCGAACAGACCGAGCGGATCGGCGACCGGGAAAGCGTCCAGTACCTTTTCGATGCTGATCTCCGACTGATACTGCGCCAGCGGGTTGTTCGCGGCGTTGGCGTGGTTTTTGACCGCGACGTGAGCGAGATCCTCGCGGTCGCCACCGTGAGTAGCGAAGTACCGCTGTGCCATCAGGGCGTACGCGCCGGGGAACGTGATCCCCTGCTTGATCTCCCAGAGGTCGTCGGCAGCGACCGAGAGGCCGCCGGTTGCCCCGGTTGTCCCCATGTTGTGCATCCGCTCGACACCGCCGACAAGGACGACATCGGCCGACCCCGCGCGGATGGCGTGGATTCCTTGTCGGACGGCCATGCCGCCGGATGCACAGGCACTCTCAACGCGCGTCGCGGGCACATCGAGCCCCAGCATCTTGGCCATCAGCGGGCCCATGTGACCCTGGCGCTCGGAGAGTTCGCCCATGAAGTTGCCGAGATAGAGGGCGTCTATCTCCTCGCGATCGATTCCTGCGTCCTCGATGGCGGTCTCGCCAGCCTCCGAAAAGAGGTCCCGACCCGTCCGGTCGGGCATTTCGCCGAACTTCGTCATCCCTACCCCTGCGATCGGTGTGGACATGTATGATCCTCCGTCTGGTGTCTCGGCCTACTCTGGGATATATTTTGAGTCCGACATTCGTCGAAATCCTGTCCCCGACAGAGCGACCGAGGGCCGTTTCGACAGCGATCTCGCCGCTGCCAGGGCGCGCCCAGTGGACTGCCACCGCCGAAACTGTAGAAACGAACTAATCAGTAGCCTTTCGTCATACGTCGAACCCAACGTAGACGATCGTACGATAACGCTCGACGGACGCACCGTCTACCGGGACGAATTGGGACAAACAACAGCTAATTAAACCTATGTTCCGTACGCGCCGACAACATGGTTCAAACACTTGGCGTCGTTCTCGGCGCCGGGTTCACGATCGTGGCCGTCCTCTTGCACTACGTCAGTGGGACGGGTTGGGAACCCACCGAAGACATCTCCGCGGAGTTGCTCGAACGCCGTGCGACAGCGGTCCCAGAGACGGATTTCCCGGAGCCGATGAACCGATCGATCGGCGGTGGCGGGGCCGCCCTACCGGCCGAGGGAAGCGAAGGCGAACTCGCTGAAGGCGAGGAGAACGAGGAAACAGCGGGCTTCGATCCCGAGGCGATCCCTGAAGACGAAGTCGAGCACTACGAGATCGAGTACGCCAAGGAGGGTGAGACAATCGAGGTAGCCAGCAACGAAACGATCCTCGAGGCTGGCGAGGACGAAGACTGGGACCTGCCGTATTCCTGCCGGCAGGGGCAGTGTCTCTCCTGTGGCGGCCACGTCGAAGACGGGGACGCAAACGAGTTCCTCCGTCACTCCAACAACGACACCCTGAGCGACGAAGAGTTGGAGAAGGGATACTGCCTGACCTGTACGGCCTACCCGACGAGCGACTTCACGATCGAGACCAGCGAAACGCCCTGATCCGGCTTCGTTCACGATCGAGAGCGTGAACGCTTTGACCCGCCAGAGTTCACAACCGTTTTATCCGTCCCTGGAAAACGATCACGTGAGGGCGCGTAGCTCAGTGGACAGAGTTCTTGGTTCCGGACCAAGATGTCAGGGGTTCAAATCCCCTCGCGCCCGCTTCTGCGACGAACGGACGTGAGGAGCGAAGCGGCGCGGGGATTTGAAGTAGAGAACAC harbors:
- a CDS encoding ribbon-helix-helix domain-containing protein; amino-acid sequence: MSKASSDAGDDEPETVQINLRLSEAFLADIDATWKEEGFNSRSEFLRYATRDAVKHPAFSREGWKQIAASEHDLRSGEAELVSRDEVRAMMGQGDDTE
- a CDS encoding aminopeptidase, coding for MDDRIREHAEVLVDWSARVESGDDVVLSVDEGAHELAVAVAEALGERGANLVSVYHSAEIQRAYLRAHDSDFADDPEFERALYDNADAVLVLKGTRNTAGTADVPDDRQQTFARAREGVREARLATDWVKTLHPTRALAQQAGMAFEEYRDFVYDATLRDWESLATEMDRLKTILDDGSEVHIDAPGTDLTLSIENRTAVNSAASVDYDSHNLPSGEVFTAPAGVEGEVTFDVPMTVRGTTLRDVHLVFEDGEVVEHEAAAGEETVEALLSTDDGARRLGELGVGMNRGIDRYTDNILFDEKMAETVHLALGRAYDACLPDGEAGNESAIHVDLIADMSEDTTLSVDGEVIQRDGVFRWEDGV
- a CDS encoding Zn-ribbon domain-containing OB-fold protein, producing the protein MSDDEVRDDGYDDFMDALAEGEPYYVECANGHASLPPRRLCPECASEDLDEASLPETGELLTYNVTHVPTPAFEDDVPFVLGIAEFGDVRLTGQVRADSEDVEVGESVSIGTDVSETNGERYIAFDLA
- a CDS encoding thiolase domain-containing protein, translated to MSTPIAGVGMTKFGEMPDRTGRDLFSEAGETAIEDAGIDREEIDALYLGNFMGELSERQGHMGPLMAKMLGLDVPATRVESACASGGMAVRQGIHAIRAGSADVVLVGGVERMHNMGTTGATGGLSVAADDLWEIKQGITFPGAYALMAQRYFATHGGDREDLAHVAVKNHANAANNPLAQYQSEISIEKVLDAFPVADPLGLFDASPITDGAAAAILVSEEYAAEHELDVPVSIVGTGQGTDDLALQHRESLTWTPATADAAEEAYADAGITAEDVDFLEVHDCFTIAEVLALEGLGLYERGEAITAAREGETTADGELPVNLSGGLKAKGHPVGATGLAQISEMTKLFRGDHVNSDAVSDAEVGLTHNAGGTVASAVVHVLEVEQ
- a CDS encoding 2Fe-2S iron-sulfur cluster-binding protein, whose amino-acid sequence is MVQTLGVVLGAGFTIVAVLLHYVSGTGWEPTEDISAELLERRATAVPETDFPEPMNRSIGGGGAALPAEGSEGELAEGEENEETAGFDPEAIPEDEVEHYEIEYAKEGETIEVASNETILEAGEDEDWDLPYSCRQGQCLSCGGHVEDGDANEFLRHSNNDTLSDEELEKGYCLTCTAYPTSDFTIETSETP